A genomic segment from Blastocatellia bacterium encodes:
- the ald gene encoding alanine dehydrogenase, with translation MIIGVPKEIKPDEYRVGVVPAGVKALTDEGHTVYIEAGAGIGSGISDREYQAAGARILDDPEELWARADMILKVKEPIEPEYPRMRPGQIIFTFLHLAPAPELTRQMLERKVTGIAYETITNAEGALPLLTPMSEVAGRMSIQVGATYLQKIHGGRGVLLGGVPGVLPAKTVVIGAGVVGTNAVKMAVGMGAQVTVIDKNLDRLRYLDDIFGSRIRTLVSNSYNIWNAIENADLVIGAVLIPGAAAPKLITRKMLGSMHKGAVIVDVAVDQGGCVETSHPTTHSDPVFFVDDVLHYCVANMPGAVPRTSTFALTNVTLPYALKLASQGLITALKSDPGLKAGVNTYRGYVTHPAVAESQGREYVPLDELL, from the coding sequence ATGATCATCGGAGTTCCCAAGGAGATCAAACCGGACGAATACCGGGTGGGAGTTGTCCCGGCGGGCGTCAAAGCCCTGACCGACGAAGGCCACACCGTCTATATCGAGGCGGGAGCCGGAATCGGCAGTGGCATTTCCGATCGAGAATATCAGGCCGCCGGGGCCCGGATCCTGGACGACCCCGAGGAGCTTTGGGCTCGCGCCGACATGATCCTCAAAGTCAAAGAGCCCATCGAGCCGGAGTATCCCCGGATGCGACCGGGTCAGATCATCTTCACCTTTCTCCATCTGGCGCCAGCTCCGGAGTTGACCCGCCAGATGCTCGAACGCAAAGTGACGGGGATCGCTTATGAAACCATAACCAATGCCGAAGGTGCACTCCCGCTGCTGACGCCCATGAGCGAAGTCGCCGGTCGCATGTCCATTCAAGTCGGCGCGACTTATCTGCAAAAAATCCATGGCGGGCGCGGCGTTTTGCTCGGCGGTGTGCCGGGCGTTCTCCCGGCCAAAACCGTCGTCATCGGCGCGGGCGTTGTGGGAACCAATGCCGTGAAAATGGCCGTGGGGATGGGCGCACAGGTCACCGTCATTGACAAGAACCTCGACCGATTGCGCTATCTCGACGATATTTTCGGCAGCCGCATCCGCACGCTGGTCTCCAATTCCTACAACATCTGGAACGCCATCGAGAATGCCGACCTGGTCATCGGAGCCGTGCTGATTCCCGGCGCGGCCGCTCCCAAGCTGATTACCCGGAAGATGCTGGGCTCCATGCACAAGGGGGCCGTCATTGTAGACGTGGCCGTGGACCAGGGAGGATGCGTGGAAACCTCTCATCCCACCACTCACAGCGACCCCGTCTTTTTCGTAGATGATGTACTGCACTACTGCGTGGCCAACATGCCGGGAGCGGTGCCTCGCACGTCCACGTTCGCTCTGACCAATGTGACGCTGCCCTATGCGCTGAAACTCGCCTCGCAGGGACTGATCACAGCTCTGAAATCTGACCCCGGCCTGAAGGCGGGCGTCAACACCTATCGCGGCTATGTGACGCATCCGGCGGTGGCTGAGTCGCAGGGACGCGAATACGTCCCGCTGGATGAACTCCTCTGA
- a CDS encoding aldehyde dehydrogenase family protein — MRGRSAKPSPALRAVTPTRYFNYIGGEWVPPVTGEYFENRNPADTREVIGLFPRSGSEDVNRAVAAAREAYDRWRLVPAPKRAEILYRLGHLLIQRKEEFARQMTREMGKILKETRGDVQEAIDLAFFMAGEGRRLYGQTTPSELPNKFAMSLRAPLGVAALITPWNFPMAIPSWKLLPAILCGNTVVLKPAEDTPLSAYNLVKACEEAGVPPGVVNLVTGFGPDAGAPLVAHPDVRVVSFTGSTEVGRKVAETCAISFKRCHLEMGGKNAIIVMDDADLDLAVTGAIWGGFGTTGQRCTASSRLIVHKKVYKKFLAQFVERAKALRVGNGLDETTDMGPVINPSQVEKILHYIYIGQKQDKAKLVCGGRRLTSGPYAHGYFFEPTIFADCHSDMVICQDEIFGPVVSVIPCSSLEEAIEIGNSVRYGLSASIYTRDINKAFIAMREMVTGIFYVNAPTIGAETHLPFGGMKDTGNGHREAGVQALDVFTEWKAVYVDYSGTLQRAQIDTVDVSSLTVQT; from the coding sequence ATGCGAGGGCGGTCGGCCAAGCCCTCACCGGCGCTTCGGGCAGTGACTCCGACTCGCTACTTCAACTACATCGGAGGAGAATGGGTCCCCCCGGTCACCGGAGAATATTTTGAGAATCGCAATCCGGCCGATACCCGTGAAGTCATCGGACTCTTTCCCCGGTCCGGCAGCGAAGATGTCAATCGGGCTGTGGCGGCCGCTCGCGAGGCCTATGATCGGTGGCGTCTCGTCCCAGCACCCAAACGGGCGGAAATTCTCTACCGGCTGGGCCACTTGCTCATCCAGCGGAAAGAGGAATTTGCCCGCCAGATGACGCGCGAGATGGGCAAGATCCTCAAGGAAACGCGAGGAGATGTCCAGGAAGCCATTGACCTGGCCTTTTTCATGGCCGGGGAAGGGCGTCGGCTCTACGGGCAAACGACCCCCTCGGAACTGCCCAATAAATTCGCCATGTCGCTCCGAGCGCCGTTGGGTGTTGCCGCTCTCATCACGCCCTGGAATTTCCCCATGGCTATTCCGTCCTGGAAATTGCTCCCGGCGATTCTGTGCGGCAATACGGTCGTGCTCAAGCCGGCCGAGGATACGCCTCTGTCGGCCTATAACCTGGTCAAAGCCTGCGAAGAGGCTGGCGTCCCTCCCGGAGTCGTCAATCTCGTGACGGGATTCGGGCCGGATGCCGGAGCCCCGCTGGTCGCGCATCCCGATGTGCGAGTCGTTTCCTTCACCGGCTCGACCGAAGTGGGACGGAAGGTGGCCGAAACCTGCGCCATCTCCTTCAAGCGATGTCATCTCGAAATGGGAGGCAAAAATGCCATCATCGTCATGGACGATGCCGACCTCGATCTGGCCGTGACGGGAGCGATCTGGGGCGGATTCGGGACAACCGGGCAACGGTGCACCGCATCCAGCCGCCTCATCGTCCATAAGAAGGTCTACAAGAAATTCCTCGCTCAGTTCGTCGAACGGGCCAAAGCCTTGCGCGTCGGCAACGGCCTGGACGAGACGACCGACATGGGACCTGTGATCAATCCCAGCCAGGTGGAGAAAATTCTCCACTACATCTACATCGGACAAAAACAGGACAAGGCCAAACTCGTTTGCGGGGGACGCCGCCTGACCAGCGGTCCCTACGCGCACGGCTACTTCTTCGAGCCCACGATTTTCGCCGATTGTCACTCTGACATGGTGATTTGCCAGGATGAGATTTTCGGCCCGGTCGTCTCGGTCATTCCCTGCAGCTCGCTCGAAGAGGCCATCGAAATCGGAAACAGCGTTCGCTACGGCCTCTCCGCCTCCATTTATACCCGGGACATCAACAAAGCCTTCATCGCCATGCGCGAGATGGTCACCGGCATCTTCTATGTGAATGCGCCGACCATTGGAGCCGAGACGCACCTGCCCTTTGGCGGGATGAAAGATACGGGCAACGGCCATCGCGAGGCCGGTGTTCAAGCTCTCGATGTCTTCACCGAGTGGAAAGCCGTCTACGTGGATTACAGTGGAACACTCCAACGGGCCCAAATTGATACGGTGGATGTATCGAGTCTCACTGTCCAGACGTGA
- a CDS encoding patatin-like phospholipase family protein, which translates to MAREKERPKIGLVLGGGGAKGMAHLGVLKVLEEAHFPIDYIAGTSVGAFIGGAYASGVPLNEMIEVAKRVRWNDLGRLTISKMGWRDSSRMEDFIREHFPARTFEELRIPLAVVAADICTGQMRIFTSGDLARAIRASCAIPGFFTPVIDEAGRMLVDGGIVANLPTLVAISLGADRVIAVNVNAHPVLTTPPTNVFQLYFQSLAIMAQTSQHYLMEYADVIVTPDVGSIFWDELDRAEEAIRAGEEAMRQKLPACRQLLRRKREGLLSRLAKALIVDRRRAAPLKY; encoded by the coding sequence ATGGCCAGGGAAAAAGAGCGACCGAAGATCGGACTCGTCCTCGGCGGAGGCGGGGCCAAGGGAATGGCGCACCTGGGCGTGCTCAAGGTCCTCGAGGAAGCTCACTTCCCCATTGATTACATTGCCGGGACAAGCGTCGGAGCCTTCATTGGCGGAGCCTATGCCAGCGGCGTGCCTCTGAACGAGATGATCGAGGTCGCCAAGCGGGTTCGGTGGAACGATCTCGGTCGGCTGACGATCTCCAAAATGGGCTGGCGCGATAGCTCTCGCATGGAGGACTTCATCCGTGAGCATTTTCCCGCCAGGACTTTTGAAGAGTTGCGAATCCCTCTGGCCGTGGTCGCCGCCGATATTTGTACGGGGCAGATGCGGATTTTCACCAGTGGAGACCTGGCCCGCGCGATTCGAGCCAGTTGCGCAATTCCCGGCTTTTTCACGCCTGTCATTGATGAAGCGGGCCGAATGCTCGTTGACGGAGGGATCGTGGCGAACCTGCCAACGCTGGTAGCGATTTCTCTTGGAGCGGATCGGGTGATCGCCGTCAACGTGAATGCCCATCCCGTCTTGACGACTCCCCCGACCAATGTGTTTCAGCTTTATTTTCAGTCGCTGGCCATCATGGCGCAGACCTCGCAGCACTACCTCATGGAGTATGCCGATGTGATCGTGACGCCCGACGTCGGCTCTATATTCTGGGACGAACTGGATCGGGCCGAAGAAGCCATTCGTGCGGGTGAAGAGGCCATGCGACAGAAGCTCCCGGCCTGCCGCCAGTTGCTGCGGCGCAAGCGAGAGGGGCTGTTGAGCCGCCTGGCCAAAGCCCTGATCGTGGACCGACGTCGCGCCGCTCCTCTCAAATATTGA
- a CDS encoding cold shock domain-containing protein translates to MRGRVKWFNNQKGYGFIEQPDGRPDVFVHYSAIREEGYKSLQEGQIVEFDLVEGPKGPQAENVVKL, encoded by the coding sequence GTGAGAGGGAGAGTTAAATGGTTTAACAACCAAAAGGGGTACGGGTTCATCGAGCAGCCGGATGGTCGCCCCGATGTCTTTGTTCACTACTCGGCAATTCGTGAGGAGGGGTACAAGTCGCTTCAGGAAGGACAGATTGTCGAATTCGACTTAGTTGAAGGACCCAAAGGGCCGCAAGCGGAAAACGTGGTCAAACTGTAG